In the genome of Actinomadura graeca, one region contains:
- a CDS encoding serine/threonine protein kinase: protein MSQFGPYTLLRTLGVGGMGIVYLAEHPDRGRVALKTIHSRFATPQLLERFSREVNALRRVRRWCTAPLLDADLSAESPYLVTEYVSGPNLEERVLRAGVLRESELEAVAVGMALALDAIHAVGIAHRDMKPGNVILSPYGPRVIDFGIASLMGTTSDLTQPGLHMGTPPYMSPEQARGEAVGPWEPSDVFAWAATVVFAANGRPPFGPNDSGVYSRIQFDDPDLGELHGELRDLVSMCLAKPAAERPTMPQLLGRLKGMPVSHSVVSTAAVSESASRVREQPTRAGQLAREARRSLDGGWPRRAQGQAEKGLHFDDRNAACLAVLGLSLIALGLNERGLDRLRHGHEIAPDDPQIALEYAGALANTGEEAAVDRAFQLAPDTPEIRGRYVTLLLKRAGEDAAGDQHAAHAFDLAPGNADVIQRYVQALIRQGTPVSLARALMISDSDPLWAAIETSLSRASLAQIREIFRSFGKVQADLPDVRRTRLIRLLLLQGGKIRRRHQLGPFHADRAALLLNMEPTLGVWRLDDSQRAKLTKLAKTAYRPAGIYIPRIGVLSLAAMAVGLLVTSQLNRGSSPPHWLLTASLITTLCAIIGSLPLHPSRMAGLYENIVHDPDDASSRKSISAFLALGWVAGVPLLVVLAFSIVVVASVCVVIVALMDDS from the coding sequence AATGCGCTCCGCCGTGTGCGCCGTTGGTGCACAGCTCCTCTGTTAGACGCGGATCTGAGTGCCGAGTCGCCCTACCTGGTCACTGAGTATGTCTCCGGCCCCAATCTGGAGGAACGGGTGCTTCGCGCGGGGGTGCTGCGGGAGAGTGAACTCGAAGCCGTGGCCGTCGGCATGGCGCTTGCGCTGGATGCGATTCATGCAGTGGGCATCGCTCACCGTGACATGAAACCGGGGAACGTCATCCTGAGCCCGTACGGACCTCGAGTCATCGACTTCGGTATTGCCTCGCTGATGGGCACAACCAGCGACTTGACCCAACCGGGCCTGCACATGGGAACCCCCCCATACATGTCGCCAGAGCAGGCAAGAGGCGAAGCTGTCGGGCCTTGGGAGCCCAGCGACGTCTTTGCCTGGGCCGCTACTGTCGTCTTTGCCGCCAACGGGCGCCCGCCCTTTGGACCGAACGACTCCGGTGTCTACTCGCGGATCCAGTTCGACGACCCGGACTTGGGTGAGCTGCACGGCGAACTACGTGACCTGGTCTCAATGTGCCTGGCCAAACCCGCTGCTGAGCGCCCGACCATGCCGCAGCTGCTGGGTCGGCTCAAGGGCATGCCCGTGTCGCATTCGGTCGTGTCGACCGCCGCCGTCAGCGAATCGGCCAGCCGCGTGCGAGAGCAGCCCACCCGGGCTGGCCAGCTTGCCCGCGAGGCCCGGCGCAGTCTCGACGGTGGCTGGCCTCGGCGTGCGCAGGGCCAGGCAGAAAAGGGCCTTCACTTCGACGACAGGAACGCGGCTTGTCTAGCTGTTCTCGGCCTCTCCCTGATCGCTCTGGGACTGAACGAACGAGGTCTCGACCGTCTGCGTCATGGCCATGAGATCGCCCCCGACGATCCCCAGATCGCCCTTGAGTACGCCGGTGCCCTGGCGAACACGGGAGAGGAGGCCGCGGTCGATCGTGCTTTCCAACTTGCTCCGGACACACCAGAGATCCGGGGTCGGTACGTCACGCTTCTGCTCAAGCGTGCAGGTGAAGACGCCGCCGGTGATCAGCACGCGGCACACGCGTTCGATCTTGCGCCCGGGAACGCGGACGTGATCCAGCGGTACGTCCAGGCACTTATTCGCCAGGGCACGCCCGTCAGCTTGGCCAGGGCTCTGATGATCTCCGATAGCGACCCGCTCTGGGCGGCGATCGAGACGTCTCTCTCCAGAGCCTCGCTCGCCCAGATCCGCGAGATATTCCGATCCTTCGGCAAAGTTCAAGCCGATCTTCCGGATGTACGACGTACAAGATTGATCCGCCTTCTGCTCTTGCAAGGGGGCAAGATCCGGAGACGTCATCAACTTGGTCCTTTCCATGCAGATCGCGCAGCGCTGCTTCTAAACATGGAGCCCACACTTGGCGTCTGGCGCCTCGACGACTCCCAGCGAGCGAAACTGACCAAGCTAGCCAAGACCGCATACCGTCCGGCGGGCATCTACATTCCCCGGATCGGCGTGCTCAGCCTGGCGGCGATGGCTGTGGGCCTCCTCGTGACGTCGCAACTGAACCGAGGATCGAGCCCGCCTCACTGGCTGCTCACGGCATCCTTGATCACGACCCTGTGTGCGATCATCGGAAGCTTGCCTCTGCATCCTTCCCGAATGGCTGGTCTCTACGAGAACATCGTTCACGACCCCGACGACGCCAGCTCGCGAAAGTCGATCTCGGCGTTCCTCGCTTTGGGTTGGGTGGCTGGTGTCCCTCTCCTGGTGGTTCTAGCGTTTTCGATAGTTGTGGTGGCCTCCGTTTGCGTAGTGATCGTGGCCCTAAT